The Hymenobacter oligotrophus genome has a window encoding:
- a CDS encoding energy transducer TonB encodes MTPLQLRPPTLDEIVFEGRNKAYGAFELRQSYPQHLRRALAIAIALFALLVVVPLVASRLRNNAALPAPVLNDEPTVTLTDVVLPPKAVEPVVTPPPAAAKAPQYKELATRVVPDAVVPPRPEQTNVSEDALLTTVAAPKADTGAAASVSPDGAAEGISAPATGTAAAPKEEVFIHAEVMPEFEGGQAALVKYLQRNLRYPAQALGSKKEGKVFVAFTVNTLGEITDVEVIKGLGHGTDEEAARVIRAMPRWQAGKQNGRSVSVRYTLPITFKIAQ; translated from the coding sequence ATGACTCCGCTTCAGCTACGCCCGCCAACCCTCGACGAAATTGTGTTCGAAGGCCGCAACAAGGCTTATGGAGCCTTCGAACTGCGCCAGTCCTACCCACAACACTTGCGCCGCGCTTTGGCCATTGCCATAGCTTTGTTTGCGTTGCTGGTTGTGGTTCCGCTGGTGGCAAGCCGCCTGCGGAACAACGCCGCTTTGCCAGCGCCTGTGCTCAACGACGAACCCACCGTGACGCTTACAGATGTGGTTTTGCCACCCAAAGCGGTGGAGCCAGTAGTTACGCCACCGCCTGCCGCAGCCAAAGCTCCTCAATACAAGGAATTAGCTACCCGCGTGGTGCCGGATGCAGTAGTGCCTCCGCGCCCCGAACAAACCAATGTTTCGGAGGATGCTTTGTTGACAACGGTTGCTGCTCCTAAAGCCGACACCGGCGCTGCGGCAAGCGTATCGCCTGACGGAGCCGCTGAAGGGATCAGCGCACCGGCCACAGGCACAGCTGCGGCACCCAAGGAAGAGGTGTTTATCCATGCCGAAGTAATGCCCGAGTTTGAAGGCGGACAAGCGGCGTTGGTCAAATACTTGCAGCGCAACCTGCGTTATCCGGCGCAAGCCCTAGGTTCGAAAAAGGAAGGTAAGGTGTTCGTGGCTTTCACGGTAAATACGCTCGGCGAAATCACGGACGTGGAGGTTATCAAAGGCTTGGGCCACGGCACCGACGAGGAGGCCGCCCGCGTAATCAGGGCTATGCCGCGCTGGCAAGCCGGTAAGCAAAACGGCCGCTCGGTTTCGGTACGCTACACGCTCCCTATCACCTTCAAAATAGCGCAATAA
- a CDS encoding energy transducer TonB, whose protein sequence is MMDNAQIARASFEDIVFEGRNKAYGAYVLRKLYNKHVTRAFLVATILFALFVCAPLIARLLTPKEEVVEKAKKETEIVLEAPPLENQPPPPPPPPPTAPPPPPPKLSTIKFTPPVVKRDEEVKKVEEIPDQEELEDKVVATATVKGNTDNPLDLSGLGDEGNKVVEDVVEQKVYTYVEQMPTPPGGMEGLMQYLGKNIKYPPLALRNQVEGKVFVNFVVGPNGDISNVTVTKGIGAGCDEEAVRVIKGMPSWTPGKQNGRAVSVSYTVPVTFTIK, encoded by the coding sequence ATGATGGATAACGCCCAAATTGCCCGGGCTTCCTTCGAAGACATTGTTTTCGAAGGCCGTAATAAAGCCTACGGAGCGTACGTACTGCGCAAGCTGTACAACAAGCACGTAACGCGGGCTTTCCTGGTGGCCACCATCCTCTTCGCCTTATTTGTGTGTGCACCGCTGATTGCGCGCTTGCTCACGCCGAAAGAAGAAGTGGTTGAGAAGGCCAAAAAGGAAACGGAAATTGTGCTGGAAGCTCCGCCCTTGGAGAACCAGCCGCCGCCCCCTCCGCCCCCGCCCCCCACGGCGCCGCCGCCCCCTCCGCCCAAGCTCTCGACTATCAAATTCACCCCGCCCGTTGTTAAGCGCGACGAAGAGGTGAAAAAAGTAGAAGAGATTCCGGATCAGGAGGAACTGGAAGACAAAGTGGTGGCTACGGCAACCGTAAAAGGTAACACCGACAACCCCCTCGACCTAAGCGGCCTCGGCGACGAAGGCAACAAGGTTGTGGAAGATGTAGTGGAGCAGAAGGTCTATACCTACGTAGAACAGATGCCCACCCCTCCTGGTGGTATGGAAGGCCTGATGCAATACCTCGGTAAAAACATCAAGTACCCGCCGCTGGCACTTCGCAACCAGGTTGAAGGTAAAGTATTCGTGAACTTCGTAGTAGGCCCCAACGGCGACATTTCCAACGTAACGGTGACGAAAGGCATCGGCGCTGGCTGCGACGAAGAAGCAGTACGAGTTATCAAAGGCATGCCTTCTTGGACGCCTGGTAAACAGAACGGCCGCGCCGTTAGCGTGTCGTACACCGTTCCGGTTACCTTCACCATCAAGTAA
- a CDS encoding ExbD/TolR family protein, whose product MAEIQQQADSGGKGGKKRAKKMSTKIDMTPMVDLAFLLLTFFMLTTTFAKPNVMQITMPVPPEPNDPEPLALKASEAFTVLLGEKNKVYYYEGLVDATSKPELKVTDFSSNGIRKTLLERRSRVPNTTVLIKPADNSNYKNMVDILDEMNITQQKKYALVDISKDDSDLIQSSGL is encoded by the coding sequence ATGGCAGAAATACAACAACAAGCCGACTCCGGCGGAAAAGGCGGGAAGAAGCGGGCCAAGAAAATGTCGACCAAAATCGACATGACCCCGATGGTGGACTTGGCCTTCCTGCTGCTGACCTTCTTCATGCTGACCACCACGTTTGCAAAACCAAACGTGATGCAGATTACAATGCCGGTACCGCCGGAGCCAAATGACCCCGAGCCGCTGGCTCTGAAAGCGTCGGAGGCCTTTACGGTACTGTTGGGCGAGAAAAACAAGGTTTACTACTACGAAGGCCTTGTTGATGCAACCAGCAAGCCCGAGCTGAAGGTTACCGATTTCTCGAGCAACGGCATTCGCAAAACCTTGCTAGAGCGTCGGAGCCGCGTACCGAACACTACGGTGCTCATCAAGCCGGCCGACAACTCGAACTACAAAAACATGGTCGACATCCTCGACGAAATGAACATCACGCAGCAAAAGAAGTACGCGCTGGTTGACATTTCGAAAGACGACTCAGACCTGATTCAATCTTCTGGCCTATGA
- a CDS encoding ExbD/TolR family protein, translating to MPKVKPHRTSPSLDMTPMVDLAFLLVTFFMLTATPSEDVAVVVDTPSSTSEKQLPEKNVVQLTIDKDKRVFFSMSGQPIKIKTLDQIAGKYNLTFTPAQKQRFAALPDFGVPVQQLPAYLSLSTEDRKAYKQPGIPYDSLNNQMIEWVMAARSVSVGQFQQAPYIAIKGDGQADVPTVKDVIESLQEKKLNRFYLITDLEMQPVASK from the coding sequence ATGCCTAAAGTAAAACCACACAGAACGTCGCCGTCGCTGGACATGACCCCGATGGTGGACTTGGCCTTCTTGCTGGTAACCTTCTTCATGCTTACCGCTACGCCGTCGGAAGACGTAGCTGTGGTGGTAGACACCCCTTCGTCCACATCGGAAAAACAGTTGCCCGAGAAGAACGTTGTCCAGCTTACCATCGACAAGGATAAGCGCGTGTTCTTTTCCATGTCGGGTCAGCCCATCAAAATCAAAACGCTGGATCAGATTGCTGGTAAGTACAACCTTACCTTCACGCCGGCACAAAAGCAGCGCTTTGCCGCTTTGCCCGATTTTGGGGTACCTGTACAACAACTTCCCGCCTACCTCAGCCTGAGCACGGAAGACCGCAAAGCCTACAAGCAGCCCGGCATCCCGTACGACTCGCTCAACAATCAGATGATTGAATGGGTGATGGCAGCTCGCTCGGTAAGCGTGGGCCAGTTCCAGCAAGCGCCTTACATCGCTATTAAAGGCGACGGACAGGCGGATGTGCCGACGGTGAAGGATGTTATCGAATCGCTGCAGGAAAAGAAGTTGAACCGTTTCTACCTCATCACCGACCTGGAAATGCAGCCGGTGGCTAGCAAATAA
- a CDS encoding MotA/TolQ/ExbB proton channel family protein, with amino-acid sequence MEQKNAMNKPAAPARPAAPAPKTGGEAKGGSVFAAIVIPLALAVAIAIYKFVLGNPANFQGGNPANHPLPGNYLGIVYKGGFVVPVLMSMLIIVVTFSIERFLTISKAKGTKGVEGFVRTVRQKLNVNDITGAIAVCDQQKGSVANVVKAGLLKYQEMSRERGMDKDQKILAIQKEIEETTALELPMLEKNLVIISTLASVATLVGLLGTVFGMINAFAALANAGAPDAVGLANGISEALINTALGILTSAIAIVMYNFFTSKIDELTYSIDEAGFSIIQTFASQHGEERVHGAA; translated from the coding sequence ATGGAACAAAAGAATGCCATGAACAAGCCTGCGGCTCCGGCTCGTCCTGCTGCACCTGCGCCGAAGACAGGCGGCGAAGCGAAAGGCGGCTCTGTATTCGCTGCCATCGTAATTCCGCTGGCACTGGCAGTGGCAATTGCAATTTATAAGTTCGTTCTGGGTAACCCTGCCAACTTCCAGGGCGGCAACCCGGCCAACCACCCCCTACCCGGCAACTACCTGGGCATCGTGTACAAAGGCGGCTTCGTCGTACCGGTACTGATGTCGATGTTGATCATTGTGGTTACCTTCTCGATCGAGCGTTTCCTCACCATCAGCAAAGCAAAAGGCACGAAAGGTGTTGAAGGCTTCGTACGCACGGTACGTCAGAAGCTGAACGTGAACGACATCACCGGCGCTATCGCCGTTTGCGACCAGCAGAAAGGCTCGGTAGCCAACGTGGTTAAGGCTGGCCTGCTGAAGTACCAGGAGATGTCGCGCGAGCGTGGCATGGACAAAGACCAGAAGATCTTGGCTATCCAGAAAGAAATCGAAGAAACCACTGCTCTGGAGCTGCCCATGCTCGAGAAAAACCTGGTTATCATTTCGACGCTTGCTTCGGTTGCCACGCTGGTTGGTCTGCTAGGTACCGTATTCGGCATGATCAACGCATTCGCCGCTCTGGCTAACGCCGGTGCTCCGGATGCAGTAGGTCTGGCTAACGGTATTTCGGAAGCTCTTATCAACACCGCTCTGGGTATCTTGACGTCGGCCATTGCTATCGTGATGTACAACTTCTTCACGAGCAAGATTGACGAACTGACCTATAGCATCGACGAAGCTGGTTTCAGCATCATCCAAACCTTCGCTTCGCAGCACGGTGAGGAGCGCGTACACGGCGCTGCGTAA
- the mazG gene encoding nucleoside triphosphate pyrophosphohydrolase, with translation MEYNTAARRPEQLAAFGRLLDVLDRLRAECPWDRKQTMQTLRHLTIEETYELADAILRDDLPDVQKELGDVMLHLVFYAKIASEQGRFDVADVLNAQCEKLIHRHPHIYGEVQADTEEEVKRNWEQLKLKEKGNNSVLGGVPVSLPALVKAMRIQEKARGAGFDWEHKEQVWAKVQEELAEFGAEFRDGEIEDRARATAEFGDLLFSLVNFARFAGINPEEALEQTNRKFIRRFQYLETAVARTGRPLSELTLAEMDRYWEEAKQLPSDGASSTSEK, from the coding sequence ATGGAGTACAACACTGCTGCCCGCCGGCCCGAGCAACTGGCCGCATTTGGACGTTTGCTGGATGTGCTGGACCGCTTGCGCGCCGAGTGCCCCTGGGACCGGAAGCAAACCATGCAAACGCTCCGCCACCTGACCATCGAGGAGACGTACGAGCTGGCCGATGCCATTTTGCGCGACGATTTGCCCGATGTGCAAAAAGAGCTCGGCGACGTAATGCTGCACCTCGTTTTCTACGCCAAAATCGCCAGCGAACAAGGCCGCTTCGATGTTGCCGATGTGCTTAACGCCCAGTGCGAAAAGCTTATTCACCGCCACCCGCACATCTACGGCGAAGTGCAGGCCGACACCGAAGAAGAAGTCAAGCGAAACTGGGAACAGCTGAAACTCAAGGAGAAAGGAAACAATTCTGTACTTGGCGGCGTACCTGTATCACTACCGGCGCTGGTTAAAGCCATGCGCATTCAGGAGAAAGCCCGCGGCGCCGGCTTTGATTGGGAGCACAAAGAGCAAGTTTGGGCCAAAGTGCAGGAGGAGCTGGCTGAATTTGGTGCTGAGTTTCGCGATGGCGAGATAGAAGATCGGGCCCGGGCCACCGCAGAGTTCGGCGATTTATTATTTTCTCTCGTAAACTTCGCTCGGTTCGCTGGTATCAACCCCGAAGAGGCCCTGGAGCAAACAAACCGCAAGTTTATCCGCCGCTTCCAGTACCTTGAAACCGCAGTAGCCCGCACCGGCCGCCCGCTCTCGGAGCTGACGCTGGCCGAGATGGATCGTTACTGGGAGGAAGCCAAGCAGTTGCCATCGGATGGCGCCTCGTCAACATCCGAGAAATAG
- the glmM gene encoding phosphoglucosamine mutase, with protein MALIKSISGIRGTIGGAAGEALTPIDVVKFTAAFGTWVLNQTQNRTIVVGRDARISGDMVNKLVIGTLQGLGINVIDLGLSTTPTVEMAVPARQAGGGIILTASHNPKQWNALKLLNNKGEFISDADGKLVLELAEQEAFDFAQVNNLGQVTTDEEALQKHIEAILALPLVDVDAIRAKNFRVAVDAVNSSGGFAVPMLLEALGVQKIEKLFCEPTGDFAHNPEPLPENLRDISRVMEKGHFDLGIVVDPDVDRLALVSENGSMFGEEYTLVAVADYVLQQQGGGNTVSNLSSTRALRDVTEKHGGSYAAAAVGEVNVVTMMKQTNAVIGGEGNGGIIYPELHYGRDALVGIALFLTHLAKTGKTMTALRASYPNYFISKNKIELTPEINTDQVLVQMQERYAKQPINTIDGVKIEFDKEWVHLRKSNTEPIIRIYAESESNATADHLANKIIGDIKEIISAKG; from the coding sequence GTGGCACTAATCAAATCCATTTCGGGCATTCGGGGCACCATTGGCGGCGCGGCGGGAGAGGCTCTCACCCCCATCGACGTGGTAAAATTCACGGCCGCTTTCGGCACGTGGGTGCTCAACCAAACCCAGAACCGCACCATCGTGGTGGGGCGCGACGCGCGCATCTCCGGCGACATGGTCAATAAATTGGTCATCGGAACCCTTCAAGGGCTTGGCATCAACGTCATCGACCTAGGGCTTTCGACCACCCCTACCGTTGAAATGGCCGTGCCCGCACGCCAAGCCGGCGGTGGTATTATCCTGACGGCCTCGCACAACCCCAAGCAGTGGAACGCGCTTAAGCTACTGAACAACAAAGGGGAGTTTATCTCGGACGCCGATGGTAAGCTGGTGTTGGAACTGGCTGAGCAAGAGGCTTTCGATTTTGCGCAGGTAAACAACCTAGGGCAGGTAACCACCGATGAGGAGGCATTGCAGAAGCACATCGAAGCCATTTTGGCGCTGCCGTTGGTGGATGTAGATGCCATCCGGGCTAAAAACTTTCGAGTAGCGGTTGATGCCGTAAACTCGTCGGGCGGGTTTGCCGTGCCGATGCTGCTCGAGGCCCTAGGTGTCCAAAAGATTGAAAAGCTGTTTTGCGAGCCAACCGGCGACTTTGCCCACAACCCCGAGCCGCTGCCCGAGAACCTGCGCGACATTTCGCGGGTGATGGAGAAAGGCCACTTCGACCTCGGCATTGTGGTTGACCCCGACGTTGACCGCCTCGCGCTGGTAAGCGAAAACGGCTCGATGTTCGGCGAAGAGTACACACTGGTAGCTGTGGCCGACTATGTGCTTCAGCAGCAAGGCGGCGGCAACACCGTGAGCAACCTGAGCAGCACCCGCGCCCTGCGCGACGTAACCGAGAAGCACGGCGGTTCCTACGCCGCCGCCGCGGTAGGCGAGGTGAACGTGGTAACCATGATGAAGCAGACCAACGCCGTAATTGGCGGCGAAGGCAACGGCGGCATCATTTACCCCGAGCTGCACTACGGCCGCGACGCGTTGGTAGGCATTGCGTTGTTCCTGACGCACTTGGCCAAAACGGGCAAAACCATGACGGCCCTGCGCGCTTCGTACCCGAACTACTTCATCTCGAAAAACAAGATTGAGCTAACGCCCGAAATCAACACCGACCAAGTGCTGGTGCAGATGCAGGAGCGGTACGCCAAGCAGCCCATCAACACCATCGATGGCGTGAAGATCGAGTTCGACAAAGAGTGGGTGCACCTGCGCAAATCGAACACCGAACCGATTATCCGCATTTACGCCGAGTCGGAATCGAACGCTACGGCCGACCACCTCGCCAACAAGATCATCGGCGACATCAAGGAGATTATCTCGGCGAAAGGCTAA
- a CDS encoding cysteine desulfurase family protein, translated as MTPIHTQPSVYFDNAATTPLDPEVLDAMLPFMREHFGNPSSIHGHGRKVRAALENARKTIAHLINAAPAEISFTSGGTEADNCAAFGSIRTFGLKHAITSKLEHHAVLHTLQALEKSGEIELSYVRFDDRGRLDLGHLEELLGTHTRSFVSLMHGNNEIGNLNDIQAIGELCKQHGAIFHTDTVQTMGHYRHDVRQLGVHFLVGSAHKFHGPKGAGFLYTNSEVQVQPLIHGGSQERNQRAGTENVYGVVGLAKALEIAYRDMEAHHRHVQGLKDRFIAKLRAEIEDVQFNGMSAEADQSLYTVLSVSLPPSDLNEMLLFNLDINHVSASGGSACTSGSNIGSHVLTALGCDPARGAVRFSMSKYNTADEVDYAVEQLAKMYRRVPA; from the coding sequence ATGACGCCGATCCACACCCAGCCTTCGGTTTATTTCGACAACGCCGCTACCACCCCGCTCGATCCAGAGGTGCTCGATGCCATGCTGCCCTTTATGCGCGAGCATTTCGGCAACCCGAGCTCCATTCATGGGCACGGCCGCAAGGTGCGCGCCGCCTTGGAGAATGCCCGCAAAACCATTGCGCACCTGATCAACGCGGCGCCGGCCGAAATCAGCTTTACCTCGGGCGGTACCGAAGCCGATAACTGCGCGGCATTCGGCTCTATTCGTACGTTTGGGCTGAAGCACGCCATTACCTCCAAACTGGAGCACCACGCCGTGCTGCACACGCTGCAAGCGCTGGAGAAATCGGGCGAAATTGAGCTGAGTTACGTGCGCTTCGATGACCGCGGCCGCCTCGACCTAGGGCACCTCGAGGAGCTGCTTGGTACGCATACCCGCTCGTTTGTGAGCCTGATGCACGGCAACAACGAAATCGGCAACCTCAACGACATTCAGGCCATTGGCGAACTGTGCAAGCAGCACGGCGCCATCTTCCATACCGATACGGTGCAGACGATGGGCCACTACCGCCACGACGTGCGCCAGTTGGGGGTGCACTTTTTGGTGGGCTCGGCGCACAAGTTTCATGGCCCGAAGGGTGCGGGTTTTCTGTACACCAACTCCGAGGTGCAGGTGCAGCCGCTCATTCATGGCGGCTCGCAGGAGCGCAACCAGCGCGCCGGCACCGAAAACGTGTACGGCGTAGTTGGCTTGGCCAAGGCGCTGGAAATTGCCTACCGCGACATGGAAGCGCACCACCGCCACGTACAGGGGCTGAAGGACCGCTTCATTGCCAAGCTGCGCGCCGAAATTGAGGACGTGCAGTTCAACGGCATGTCGGCTGAGGCTGACCAAAGCCTGTACACGGTGCTGAGCGTGAGCCTGCCGCCTTCCGACCTGAACGAAATGCTGCTCTTCAACCTCGATATCAACCACGTATCGGCGTCGGGCGGCTCGGCTTGTACCAGCGGCTCCAACATCGGTTCGCACGTGCTCACGGCCCTGGGCTGCGACCCGGCCCGCGGCGCCGTGCGCTTCTCGATGAGCAAGTACAACACCGCCGACGAGGTAGATTACGCCGTGGAGCAGTTGGCCAAAATGTACCGCCGCGTGCCGGCTTAG
- a CDS encoding PRC-barrel domain-containing protein, with the protein METSPIPSADGMHLVRLRDLRDFEVADGSPDVRGWSVRGADGKKFGDVYELIVEPEAMKVRYLDIELDASLKINVHERHILLPIGAAALDDDGDNVFVPALTSESVLNYPPYQEISISRDYEEAMLRALQLPVPTRDKASPFYDQPSYSEDYFYRQRRPAELSSSFRRREADPGPGPIA; encoded by the coding sequence ATGGAAACCTCGCCCATACCCAGCGCCGACGGCATGCACCTGGTGCGCTTGCGCGACCTGCGCGATTTTGAAGTGGCCGACGGCAGCCCCGATGTACGGGGCTGGTCGGTGCGCGGCGCCGATGGCAAAAAGTTCGGCGACGTGTACGAGCTGATTGTAGAGCCCGAAGCCATGAAAGTGCGCTACCTCGACATCGAACTGGATGCCTCACTCAAAATCAACGTGCACGAGCGCCACATACTGTTGCCCATTGGCGCCGCCGCTCTCGACGACGACGGCGACAACGTGTTTGTGCCGGCCCTCACGAGCGAATCGGTGCTGAACTACCCGCCTTACCAGGAAATCAGCATCAGCCGCGACTACGAAGAGGCCATGCTGCGGGCCTTGCAGCTGCCCGTGCCCACCCGCGATAAAGCCTCGCCGTTTTATGATCAGCCCAGCTACAGCGAAGATTATTTCTACCGGCAGCGGCGGCCCGCGGAGCTGTCAAGCTCGTTTCGGCGCCGCGAGGCCGACCCCGGCCCCGGGCCCATTGCCTAG
- a CDS encoding TSUP family transporter, with protein MNSSALSAALHLADSGPPPEAPAPKTNNLFPVFLKLEQLRVLLVGGGAVGLEKLMAVLRNSPATAVTVVGETILPEIRTLAAQHPKVQVHERAYQLTDLIGHDLVLIATNDRALNSQIKQEATGHGLLANVADTPDECDFYLGSIVQKGDLKIAISTNGKSPTVAKRLREVLSEVLPDELHDVLQRMGIIRSRLQGDFAEKVKSLNAVTAELTGDPAYETPAARRWRHIATASLVAFGLLLAANILSMYYTWPQVWQVVSNAETFYTFVAIGFAAQLVDGLLGMGYGVVTAISLMSIGMNPAAVSASIHTAEMFASGASGYHHYRFGNVNRRLFKALLIPGVIGAVSGAFLLSKFGEEYGRYVKPVLACYLLLLGIRIISRAFRKPDGKKKRVRHVGWLAGAGGFLDSFGGGGWGPLVTSTLIAQGRTPQYVIGSVSITEFFVTFASALTFFATIGVSHWQVVLGLIVGGVAASPFAARLAGRISVRFMFLGVGLMVIVWSLWALRKVLPELLGFALAAL; from the coding sequence ATGAACTCATCCGCACTTTCTGCCGCCCTGCACCTGGCCGACTCCGGTCCGCCACCCGAGGCGCCGGCTCCGAAAACCAACAACCTGTTTCCGGTATTCCTGAAGCTCGAGCAGTTGCGTGTGCTGCTGGTGGGCGGTGGCGCCGTGGGGCTTGAGAAACTAATGGCCGTGCTGCGCAACAGCCCAGCCACGGCCGTTACGGTGGTCGGCGAAACCATTCTGCCCGAAATCCGCACCCTGGCGGCCCAACACCCCAAAGTGCAGGTGCACGAGCGCGCCTACCAGCTCACCGACCTCATCGGCCACGACTTAGTGCTCATCGCCACCAACGACCGCGCCCTCAACAGCCAGATCAAACAGGAAGCTACCGGCCACGGCCTGCTCGCCAACGTAGCCGACACGCCCGACGAGTGCGACTTCTACCTAGGCTCTATCGTGCAGAAAGGCGACCTGAAAATTGCCATTAGCACCAACGGCAAGTCGCCCACGGTAGCCAAGCGCCTGCGCGAGGTACTCTCGGAGGTACTTCCCGACGAGCTGCACGACGTGCTGCAGCGCATGGGCATCATCCGCAGCCGCTTGCAGGGCGATTTTGCCGAAAAGGTGAAGTCGCTGAATGCCGTTACGGCCGAGCTTACAGGCGACCCAGCCTACGAAACGCCCGCTGCCCGGCGCTGGCGGCACATTGCCACAGCATCGTTGGTAGCGTTTGGTTTGCTGCTGGCCGCCAACATTTTATCGATGTATTACACCTGGCCCCAGGTGTGGCAGGTGGTCAGCAACGCCGAAACGTTTTACACCTTCGTGGCCATTGGCTTTGCCGCGCAGCTCGTGGATGGCCTACTGGGCATGGGCTACGGGGTGGTTACCGCCATTAGCCTGATGTCGATTGGCATGAACCCGGCGGCGGTTAGCGCCAGCATTCACACCGCCGAAATGTTCGCCAGCGGGGCCTCGGGCTACCACCATTATCGGTTTGGCAACGTCAACCGGCGGCTGTTTAAGGCCCTGCTCATCCCTGGGGTTATCGGCGCGGTAAGCGGCGCCTTTTTGCTGTCTAAGTTCGGCGAGGAGTACGGCCGTTACGTGAAGCCTGTGCTGGCGTGCTACCTGCTGCTGCTGGGCATTCGCATTATCAGCCGGGCCTTTCGCAAGCCCGATGGCAAAAAGAAGCGCGTGCGGCACGTGGGCTGGCTGGCCGGCGCCGGCGGCTTTCTCGATTCGTTTGGCGGCGGCGGTTGGGGCCCATTAGTTACGAGCACCCTCATTGCGCAGGGCCGCACGCCGCAGTACGTTATCGGCTCGGTTAGCATCACCGAGTTCTTCGTTACGTTCGCCAGCGCGCTTACTTTTTTTGCCACCATTGGGGTATCGCACTGGCAAGTGGTGCTGGGCCTGATAGTGGGCGGCGTGGCGGCCTCGCCGTTTGCCGCGCGCTTGGCCGGCCGCATATCCGTCCGCTTTATGTTCCTAGGTGTCGGGCTGATGGTTATCGTCTGGAGCTTGTGGGCGCTGCGCAAAGTGCTGCCCGAGCTGCTTGGCTTTGCCCTGGCGGCATTATAA